The sequence AAACAAGGCCTCGTCAGTGAGTTCTGTGCTGATCTGTGTCAGGAATTCCTCAGAGCGAGAAAccttctggaaaagggaaagttgGGGGGTTCAGCCTCAGAGTTCCCACATGGAAGTGCAGGGTCTGGAGGTTTCCAGGATGGGGGCTCTGGGCTCAGGGTTGAGGCTGGAGTCTGAAGGCTGGCAGTCTCAGTGTCCTCAGCCTGAGCACACTCCACCTCacttcacccccaccccaagaaCCCCTCCCCAGGGCTCACCAGATCACAGCCCAATGAGgttgcaggggttgtgggttggGATGGCCGGCTGCCCTTTTTCTCCTCATTCCTGGCAAGAGTGGATGACATTCCCCTGGGGACAGTGGGAGCCCGAGTTAGGCTACAAAACCAGCTCACTTCTCCCAACCCCAACCCACCACCATTCCCCGGGGCCTTGGAGAACTGTGTCAgttctctctctgaaaaaaaaagaaaaaaggggcgGGGGGAGAGAAATAGTTGCTTTAAATCTTcctaggggagggaggaggtgggaCGCCCACAACACCCACCTCTCCTACCCCTTACTTCGCCCAGCAGGggccctctctttccttcttcccacccAAGGCCCTTCCCAAGACAAGGCAGCCCACTTGCCGCCCCCAACCTGGCAGATGTGTCGAAATCTTGGGCTACTCGGCAGGAGGGGAGACGGAGAGGTCTAACGAGCCCTTTTACGGGCCGTGGGGACGGGGGATTTGGGAGTTGGGGAGGAAGGCTGGAAAGATGGGAACCCGGGAAGGCGCCGTTGTTATAAAAACCTTGGCGTCTGAGGACGTTCCGCAGCCCCGTTGCCAGGAAATTAAGGATTCTAGAACCAAATGGGGGAGGGCATTTTCCCAGCTGATCGCATTCGCTTCCCCGGCTTCTCCACCCTCTCTGGGTCCCTCCTTGCGGGCACTGACCCCAGCGTCAGTGGCTTGAGAAATTTGGGAAGATCACGGACGGTGGACCTTGGCACCTAATCCTCCCACCACTAGGGGCAGGCGAGAAACAACCCCTCCCCAGGCCGCCTTCCAGCCTCTCTGGACGTCATCTCTTTGCCTGGAGCCTGCGACAGCAAATGAGGGCCGAGAGAGGGGGCGGGGAAGGGAAAATGTGGGCTGTACCAAATAACTTTGCCTTTTGGGGGTGCAGAGACTCTGGATGGCGGGATGTTTTTGCCATTATGTCCAGGAGTAATATCCTCCGCAGAAAAGAAAGTAGAGACATTTACCTAGACCTCTTTCTCTTTTGATCTGTCCTTTTAAGTCCCTTCCTTTGCTCAGCGTCGATGATTATttgccccctctcctccctctgtaCTTTGGTATGAATCGATGGAAAGTGGcgaagggaagaaaaggaaaaggaagcggGCAGATCTTAAAGGGGACGCATCCATTTCTTAAGTCTCGTTCCTTTCTCTAATTTTGCAAGGACAAACGCAGAAAAGTAGGTTCCGGAAGCCGAGCGCAGCTGGAGCAGCAGGGGCCGTAGCTGTAGGCGGGAGCTCCCGCGAGGCAGGCGGAGGCCAGCGTCTGCCCATAGGAAGGGCGGGGTGTGCGCGCCCCCTGCTCCCGGCGCACAGCTGGGTCGGCCCATGCTCCGGCCGGCAGCGAGCTTGAGCATCTGGGACCCGGCAGGGACCTGCACGCAGTGGGCGTGGCTGATGCGCCGGGCTGGAGAGTGAATCTGCACCCGGGCTGGGACAGAGTTGGCACCTCCAGTTAAGGCCCAGAGCGGTCAGGGGACCTCCGCGATGGCAAGCGAAAATATCTTCCTGTTTGTGCCTAACCTCATCGGTGAGTGCTACCCGCGGCTCCGGGCGGAACGGGAGGGCCAGGGGCCTTGGGCAGGCTCCCAGATCTGCCCTGTCTCACCCTGTCTCAATTCCAAGGTTATGCTCGGATTGTCTTCGCCATCATTTCTTTCTACTTCATGCCCTGCTGCCCCCTCACGGCCTCCTCCTTTTACCTGCTCAGCGGACTTCTGGACGCTTTCGATGGACATGCTGCTCGAGTCCTTAATCAAGGTGACAGACATCTCTAACAGCCTGTCCCACAACCCTCTGCCTCCTTTTTCCTGCTTCCTCAGGACCTCGGGGTGGGCGGGTACTCGGGAATCCGAGggctgttattcccatctctgtagAAGGCAGTCTAGAATGACCTGGTTTTGGAGCAGAAGGGATTGAGGCTCCCTGTTGAGAACGAGCGCGACTGGGCGTGGCAGTGGCAGTGCTAGAGGCTTTTCTGAATAAAAAGCCTTTCAACAGGTTATTGGGCAtctgctgtgtgccagacacaAGCGATCAGCATTCCAGAAGGCATGTTTAGAGGGAGggtggagaaggaagggagaTAGTTTCTGGAGGTTGACCTCATTTTTTATAATCTGTTCTTCAGACCCACCTCTAAGACTTCCCTAAGACTTCAAATCTTCTTGAGACCTGGACCTTTGGTTATGGATTGATGAGTTGTAGAGCTAGCTAGCTTTCTCACGCCCTTCTACAATGTTGTCTCCACTCTACTAGGCTTCCCCCTTTTATGGTATGGTGACCTTTGCCCTTTGACCTTTACACTCCAGCCAGAGCAGTCTGCTTTCCTCTCCCCTAAGTGGATGGTGGGCATTTTCACTCTTAGACTCTGCATCAGAGTGATACACCAAATACGGCCCCTGTCACAGCTCCACTGTCCCCTGACAGCCCCTTTCCACCATTTTTCTCAGGGACCCGGTTTGGGGCCATGCTGGACATGCTGACAGACCGGTGCTCCACGATGTGTCTGCTGGTCAACCTGGCCCTGCTGTACCCTCGCGCCACCCttctcttccagctcagcatgAGCTTGGACGTGGCCAGCCACTGGCTGCACCTCCACAGGTCTGCAATTCTGGGGATATGGACCGGTGGAAGAAGAGGCTACATGGGGAGGGATGAGACCTTCTCAGGGGGTATCTTCAGGCTTCTGGGGAGGTCTCCTTTTTAGCTGTGCTTTGTTAAGGGAGTCCGGCGAATCTTCTCTGACTCAGCATCCTATTTTACAGTTAGCTCAGCAATCTTTAAAACTCTTTTGAGGATTCCAAAGAGATAACATCCCTTCAGAAAGGGGATGGGGCTTTTGAATCCTGATTTTGCTTCCTCCAGCTACCCAGCTAGACTGTGACTTCTGGCCCAAAGGTCCTCAGCTGTGCCCCAGTCCCCACTCTGTTCAGCAGAGGCAATCCCAGTACTTATGTAATGGGGGTTGCATTGAGGATTCGGTGGGCATTCCTGGTGATGCACGCTCATGGATTCCCCCTCTACTTTCTCCCTAAGTTCTGTGGTCCGAGGCAGTGAAAGTCACAAGATGATCGACCTGTCTGGAAACCCCGTGCTTCGCATCTACTACACCTCCAGAGTGAGCCTTTGCTGCCCCTTCCTATTTGCTTAGGGCAAGTCCTGGCCCCAGCCCCGGGCCCAGGGCAGGATTGGTAGGGAGGGTGTGTGTGAATTGCTCAGGCAGCAGGTGTGTGCAGGAGGGAGGAACTGAGTGGCTTGAGgggtgagggaaggaggaagaagccAGAGAGGTCTGCAGAACCAGCTCTCTAAAGGCCTTAGGCCATAATCAGGAGTGTGGTCTTCCTCCTGGGTGGGCTGGACGGTGTTAGTACCTCCAGATAGGACAAGGAGGGTGAGAATTGCAGCATTGCCAGGTAAGAATATCTTCCTCTTTTTTCGTATCCTTATGGTGAGTGCTGCCCATGGCTCCAGGCTG is a genomic window of Bubalus kerabau isolate K-KA32 ecotype Philippines breed swamp buffalo chromosome 23, PCC_UOA_SB_1v2, whole genome shotgun sequence containing:
- the LOC129637652 gene encoding uncharacterized protein LOC129637652; translation: MLKLAAGRSMGRPSCAPGAGGAHTPPFLWADAGLRLPRGSSRLQLRPLLLQLRSASGTYFSAILNFLATGLRNVLRRQGFYNNGAFPGSHLSSLPPQLPNPPSPRPVKGLVRPLRLPSCRVAQDFDTSARGMSSTLARNEEKKGSRPSQPTTPATSLGCDLKVSRSEEFLTQISTELTDEALFVAAYHMNPVPIKEKQTQDRGTQISKHVFFTKTRDTDTRSNRNGTRTKTHLLPSPREKGPLPTNLTSGG
- the CDIPT gene encoding CDP-diacylglycerol--inositol 3-phosphatidyltransferase isoform X2, with product MASENIFLFVPNLIGTRFGAMLDMLTDRCSTMCLLVNLALLYPRATLLFQLSMSLDVASHWLHLHSSVVRGSESHKMIDLSGNPVLRIYYTSRPALFTLCAGNELFYCLLYLFNFSEGPLVGSVGLFQMGLWITAPIALLKSLISVIHLITAARNMAALDAADRAKRK
- the CDIPT gene encoding CDP-diacylglycerol--inositol 3-phosphatidyltransferase isoform X1; the encoded protein is MASENIFLFVPNLIGYARIVFAIISFYFMPCCPLTASSFYLLSGLLDAFDGHAARVLNQGTRFGAMLDMLTDRCSTMCLLVNLALLYPRATLLFQLSMSLDVASHWLHLHSSVVRGSESHKMIDLSGNPVLRIYYTSRPALFTLCAGNELFYCLLYLFNFSEGPLVGSVGLFQMGLWITAPIALLKSLISVIHLITAARNMAALDAADRAKRK